In Xenorhabdus nematophila ATCC 19061, one DNA window encodes the following:
- a CDS encoding FecCD family ABC transporter permease, producing MALIHPSATTPKIKTLRLGKAILIAPSQSVVRVIFSILLLIVVLFYLSLAMGREGMDNPFLLTETPYQAFILTELRLPRALVAIGAGITLALSGSLFQLTTRNALGSPDIIGVNGGAAVGIVLAMVVWPEILPVPLGALLGAILAVLLVYLGNGAGFGHMQANKIIISGIAIAALCMAFVDFAASNIRIEQAQQLKSLLRGSLASQNWQNVALISGMMLFIPILFWLGRQLNYTHFGNDVANTLGVPVRLIQIASILLAVVFATMSVLVVGPVAFVALSAPQIARRLVCNKGAALFCTALVGALLMLASDLITLMLPTSARLPVGVVTAVVGGVYLMYLLYAELRRMR from the coding sequence ATGGCATTAATTCATCCATCGGCTACAACGCCAAAAATTAAAACCCTCAGGCTGGGAAAGGCAATTCTAATTGCGCCTTCACAGTCGGTAGTCAGGGTGATTTTTTCTATTTTACTGTTAATTGTGGTGCTTTTTTATTTGTCCTTAGCAATGGGCAGAGAAGGGATGGACAATCCGTTTTTACTGACGGAGACACCTTATCAGGCATTCATCTTAACAGAACTCCGTTTACCAAGAGCGTTAGTGGCAATTGGCGCAGGAATAACCTTGGCACTTTCTGGTTCCCTTTTTCAGCTAACAACCCGCAATGCTCTGGGCAGCCCGGATATTATTGGCGTTAATGGTGGCGCGGCAGTTGGCATCGTGCTGGCAATGGTTGTCTGGCCAGAGATCTTGCCGGTTCCATTAGGAGCACTATTGGGTGCCATACTCGCGGTATTATTGGTTTATCTCGGTAATGGTGCGGGTTTTGGTCATATGCAGGCCAACAAGATCATCATTTCGGGTATCGCAATTGCCGCATTGTGTATGGCTTTTGTCGATTTTGCTGCTTCAAATATTCGCATTGAGCAGGCTCAACAATTGAAATCGCTACTGAGAGGTAGCCTTGCCAGTCAGAACTGGCAAAATGTTGCACTGATTAGTGGGATGATGTTGTTTATTCCTATTTTATTTTGGTTAGGTAGGCAGTTGAACTATACCCATTTTGGCAATGATGTGGCTAATACGCTGGGTGTGCCTGTGCGTCTTATCCAGATTGCCAGCATATTATTAGCAGTGGTTTTCGCTACCATGTCGGTATTGGTTGTCGGACCCGTTGCATTTGTGGCTTTATCCGCCCCGCAAATTGCCCGACGACTGGTATGTAATAAGGGGGCTGCATTGTTTTGTACAGCACTGGTCGGTGCTTTGCTCATGCTGGCTTCTGATTTAATCACGTTGATGTTGCCAACTTCAGCCCGTTTACCCGTGGGAGTCGTCACGGCTGTAGTGGGTGGTGTTTATTTAATGTACTTACTGTATGCCGAATTAAGGAGAATGCGATAA
- a CDS encoding ABC transporter ATP-binding protein yields the protein MSSDVNSSVTTSRLKVNELSLAYGKKTIINSVNLAIHDGEFSVIIGPNGCGKSTLLRAISRSMQPQSGEVLLDGTNIHRYKPKTVARELSLLTQGATVTESLTIYDLVSRGRYPYQSFLHQWSVEDENVVNEALKAVDLWDISQKLVSELSGGQRQRAWFAMTLAQQTPIILLDEPTTYLDISHQIELLDLCQSLYRQGKTLVLVLHDINLALRYASRLVMMKEGQVYAEGIPEDIVTVQSIADVFGLSCRIICDPESNKPLIIPKYKIND from the coding sequence ATGTCATCGGATGTCAACTCTTCAGTGACCACTTCAAGGTTGAAAGTGAATGAATTGTCACTGGCATACGGTAAAAAAACCATTATTAATAGTGTGAATCTTGCGATTCATGATGGTGAATTTAGTGTCATCATTGGCCCTAATGGATGTGGAAAATCAACCCTGCTGAGGGCAATCAGCCGCAGTATGCAGCCGCAGAGCGGAGAAGTCTTGCTGGATGGTACTAATATTCACCGCTATAAACCCAAAACAGTTGCGCGGGAATTATCGTTGCTGACACAAGGCGCTACTGTTACTGAGTCATTGACAATCTATGATTTGGTTTCTCGTGGGCGTTATCCTTATCAATCTTTCTTGCATCAATGGTCAGTGGAAGATGAGAACGTCGTTAATGAAGCGTTGAAAGCGGTGGATTTATGGGACATATCTCAGAAATTGGTGAGTGAATTGTCAGGCGGACAGCGTCAGCGTGCTTGGTTTGCGATGACGCTGGCGCAGCAGACCCCGATTATTCTGCTGGATGAACCGACTACTTATTTGGATATTTCTCACCAGATTGAATTGCTTGATCTATGCCAGAGTTTATATCGTCAGGGAAAAACATTGGTGTTAGTTCTGCATGATATTAATCTGGCGCTGCGTTATGCCTCTCGTCTGGTTATGATGAAAGAGGGACAGGTTTATGCAGAAGGTATTCCTGAAGACATTGTGACAGTACAAAGTATTGCTGATGTATTTGGTTTATCATGCAGGATTATTTGTGATCCTGAATCTAATAAACCATTGATTATTCCTAAATATAAAATCAATGATTAA
- the fhuF gene encoding siderophore-iron reductase FhuF: MINKNNSIELAAEISVDDITELFDGAFSHFNSLMKVNSDNIPSESMKFYQWSNEEEFRLLMKSYQDSYYNNNELKPNQKGLYSLWAQWYFGLIVPPMMLMLIEYPQAVDTDYNLFQVEFHETGRPNIAYYQLTWMDESISLLERYHSMLERHIIPVCEKIESYRGINGRLLWNNIGYVMYWYLENFKDRIGAGQYETLIQSLYFEQTLPNGKDNPLYRTVILKNNIIQRRCCCQRNKLPGVGNCHDCPLESTA, encoded by the coding sequence ATGATAAATAAAAATAATTCCATTGAACTGGCAGCTGAGATATCTGTTGATGATATCACCGAATTGTTTGATGGTGCATTTAGTCATTTTAATTCATTGATGAAAGTGAATTCAGATAATATTCCATCGGAAAGCATGAAGTTTTATCAATGGTCAAATGAAGAAGAATTCAGATTATTGATGAAAAGTTATCAGGATTCATATTATAATAACAATGAACTGAAACCAAATCAGAAAGGGCTTTATTCTTTATGGGCACAATGGTATTTTGGTTTAATTGTTCCACCAATGATGTTAATGTTAATAGAATATCCTCAGGCTGTTGATACAGATTATAATCTTTTCCAGGTGGAATTCCATGAAACAGGCAGGCCAAATATTGCTTATTATCAGTTAACCTGGATGGATGAATCAATATCACTGTTGGAACGTTATCATTCGATGTTGGAACGACATATTATTCCTGTATGTGAAAAAATAGAATCTTATCGTGGCATAAACGGGCGTTTATTATGGAATAATATTGGTTATGTTATGTATTGGTATTTAGAAAATTTTAAGGACAGAATAGGGGCAGGGCAGTATGAAACATTAATCCAGAGTCTTTACTTTGAACAAACATTGCCTAATGGTAAGGATAACCCACTTTATCGTACAGTGATTCTGAAAAATAACATCATACAGCGTCGCTGCTGTTGTCAGAGAAACAAACTACCGGGAGTCGGGAATTGCCACGATTGTCCTCTGGAATCTACAGCATAA